One Conger conger chromosome 18, fConCon1.1, whole genome shotgun sequence DNA window includes the following coding sequences:
- the LOC133118557 gene encoding axonemal dynein light intermediate polypeptide 1-like, with protein MEGYTYVSLLKYDDPILVSRKTPEGQDPPVRGSPQQPPAQPPPKPLGLIPPPPKPKCPIAEAKKEKTEEILHAILPPREWADGCGLWVQRVSTAPGSRIDVIKLEEQLNLKLLQRQAKETGLCQVRRELHSQCFDELIRQETINCPDRGLLLLRVRDEISMCIAAYETLDESSVAFGIRKVLEAEQGKAETEEQIEVLAGENRALAGQLEEMEAECEAVNRREMERRVMEDKRHVDEIELLKRTNQQLKYQLVGIAQK; from the exons ATGGAAGGGTACACATACGTTTCTCTGCTGAAATATGACGATCCTATTTTGGTGAGCAGGAAGACACCTGAG GGCCAAGACCCCCCTGTTAGAGGGAGCCCACAGCAGCCCCCGGCCCAGCCTCCACCCAAACCATTGGGCCTCATACCACCTCCACCAAAACCAAAGTGCCCCATAGCAGAGGCAAAAAAGGAGAAGACTGAGGAGATCCTCCATGCCATCCTGCCACCGAG GGAGTGGGCTGACGGCTGTGGTCTGTGGGTGCAGCGAGTGTCCACCGCGCCCGGCTCACGGATAGACGTGATCAagctggaggagcagctgaACCTGAAGCTGCTGCAGAGGCAGGCTAAGGAGACCGGACTGTGCCAGGTCCGGAGAGAGCTCCACTCACAGTGCTTCG ACGAGCTGATCAGACAGGAAACCATTAACTGCCCGGACAGGGGGTTGCTACTGCTGCGGGTGCGAGACGAGATCAGCATGTGCATCGCTGCCTACGAGACGCTGGACGAGAGCAGCGTGGCCTTTGGCATCCGGAAGGTTCTGGAGGCCGAGCAGGGGAAGGCCGAAACAGAGGAACAG ATTGAGGTGCTGGCGGGGGAGAACCGGGCCCTGGCGGGGCagctggaggagatggaggcGGAGTGCGAGGCCGTGAAccggagggagatggagagacggGTCATGGAGGATAAGAGGCACGTGGACGAGATCGAGCTCCTGAAGCGCACCAACCAGCAGCTCAAG taTCAACTGGTGGGCATCGCACAGAAGTGA